The Pleuronectes platessa chromosome 11, fPlePla1.1, whole genome shotgun sequence DNA segment ttgaataaatataaaaaaaacaccaatatGGTGAATATGTAATTAAGAAACTACGGGaaaagaaataaatttccacATAAAATTCCTTATCAGCcattgagtaaaaaaaaaaaaagcacttgtGGTCAATAGTTCTTGGTTTGGACATTGCACCAAAATGTGTAGCCTATCTTTTCTCAAACTGtataaaacacagaaatagAGCAGACGGTAATACTCATGGGGTTACATGTCGTGTTCGTTGATGAAGATGTTAGACCTCAGTTGTTCAAGAGTTTACAGGAAGCtcgactttaaaaaaaaaaactatcagGCAATATGACGTGAATGTTCAAGAAATCATCGATTTGGAATCTGATCTCGGCAGTGTCATTATCAGAGCCCCTGACATTGCAATGGGATCTGATATCATTCAAATGGCTCACATTAGAATTTGTATACTTCAATGCCAAACTAGTCAACAACAGATGAACAGTACGTTGTGTTGACTTAAGTTTTAAGAGTCTGTATTTTCCTCCTTTGCATATTCCTCTACAAGTGTCTCGTACGAGTGGCTGTGTTCTGAACCGTCACTGGTGAACACGGAGCCTTCACATTCAGAGCTGTGCTCCTCCTTGGAATTCGTTTCAATGTTTTCGTCACATGTCGTGATCGATAGTTTTGCTTTGGAatccccatcatcatcatcatcatcgccgacatcgtcgtcctcctcctcctcctccaggttattGCTGAGGAAATTTTCCTCATCAATAAAAGTAATGTTTGCATTTTGGAACGTCAGGGGGTGGTACTCTTTTGAGTCCCACGTCCTTCGACCACCCGTTCCACATTCTCCCACTCCTCGTTTCTCAATATCGACGTCCTTATCAAGTTGGTTCTCGTACATTTGGTCCTGGTCCAGCTCTAGGTCGCCCTCCACCTGATCTTCTGTTAGCAGCAAACCGTTGTCTGAGCCCAGGAGGTAGTTCTTGGACTTTGAAAAGGCAACGGTGACGCGGTCACTGAAACTGTAGCGTCTCTTCTGTCGAGGCGAACGGTCCAGACTGAGGATGGTGTTATACAGGGGAGCGTCATTGCAACTCTTGGAGCGGTTGATGTCTTTGGATTTATCTATGCCGTTACCGGCACTGCCAGAAATCCTCTCCTTTTTCTTGCTGCCGATCTGTTTTATCAGGTCGTTGTAGCCTTCCTGCTTCTTGGACAGAAAGCTGAAGATGTTGACATCGTTGGGAGTGGGAGGCAGACGAAGGGCGGCCTTGTGAGACTCTTTGTAGTGACGGAGCTCGTCTAGAGAGAGCTTGCGCAGCTTACGGCGTTTCTTCAGTGCCTTGTGAGCTTCGACGACCATCCGCACTTTCCAGTTGAAGAACAGAGAGAGCCAGGCCAAACCCAGATAAATCCACACCTCCACAAAGTAACGGTACAGAGTTGGGTATTCTTTATTTGGCTCCACACCTGTAGAGCAAAGACATTTGTTTTGAGTCATTTGAAATCTGACTGGTTCAATAAAGAGATTCCCTTGATATTTGTGCATGATTTAAATGTGACTACAGGACTGATTCAATAAATGTGACATGTTCAAGGCAATCAGAAGGAAGGTGCTTTTATCTAGAGGTTTTTTATGTCTCATCTCACCTGCTACTAGGTCTCCAAAGCCGATTGTAGTCAAGGTGACAAAAGAGAAGTACAAGCCTTCAATGTATGTCCAACCCTCCTGGGACATAAACACAAAAGGTGGAAGCACTAAATGGACCAGcacgccccagaggatgaaaaTGGCTGTGCAGGTAAACTGAGCTTTTCtctggaaaagagaaagagaaacggTTAATTCAGGTCAATATTTGAAACCAGAGGTTAAAGTATGATTAccagaattaaaaaaatgccATCATCAACATACCAGTGAAAACCCTTTCTTGGTCAGGTATTGGCCCAAGTGCTTGGCTCTGCCACCAAAGAACTTTCCCAGCTCACTGATCCAGGTGAGACACAGCGGCACACCGAAAAGCCCATAGACGATGCAAAATAAACGGCCTGCTGACGTTTTGGGGGCAATGTTGCCATatcctttaaaaaaatcaaacaaaaaaagagaggttGTTACAGCCATATAAAGATAATTCAATAATTCCATGCACATAGACATTGTAGAAGGGCTTCAGGAGAAGGTTCTTCAGCATTCAAGTGTAATATTGTttatcaaagtaaaacaaaagtaaGAAGGTGTTAAACGAATGCCTGACAGCCCGGCGCACGTTTGTGCCTATTAAAGCAAAATTGCATTTGTCAAAACAAAGCTCAAAAGGAAAGCCCCTTTTCTGGGCAGAACTAGATGCATTACACCTGAACCTCTAAAAGCTCTTACCGATCGTGGTGATGACTGTGGCCGCAAAGATGACAGCGTTTGGCCAATTCCAATTGTTGAAAAACTTGCTGCCCGTTATGGTGACCCCCTGGCCTGCAGCATCGGACACCACCTGAGgacaagaaaagaggaaaaacaagacgATTGAGTAAAACGGTGGAAAAACATGACATTAATTGGATGTTATAAAAGAGTCTAATCTGATTAATCTAAAAGAAGACAGGACGTTTGTCGTGTGCAAACTCAATTTCTTGCACCGCATCCTTCCTGCCGTACGatcacatctcgtgcggcgctgATGAGCCGAAACGACACGGCACCCCGGAGAGTTGCCTTTAACCCGAGGGCTCGGTAGTTCCAACTGATGCTTACTTTAGTATGGAAACAGGAAGGCAAAAGCTACATCCCTAAACAGCTAGTTCTTAAACACGATGGAATTTTGGATTAAAAAGAACCAGTTTATTCTCTTGCTTGTCCTTTCAAACATCCGAGGATGCACAAAGATCCGTATCATGATGTGCTGAAGCCACAGAAGATATTTGTCTCAAACATCCTTGAACATGACGTACTGTACATCGGCTTACAAGCAAGTTTTAGTGCTGAAATCAAGCGGAGGCAGAAAACACTTAAATCATTCCTGACCAAATGTGTGCTCGAAAGGCCACAACAGAAACTGAAGTGTCCCTTGTGTATTTACAAACACTTGGCCATGTGTGCTGGGACAgttcaccccccccaccccccccacacacacacaccaaagttATTATTTCTTCAAATGTGCTAGAAGTGAGGAGGGGAGTGGGGGTGAAATGTGCAggggttggcaaaattcacatAAGCCCTAAAGTACTAGAGGATGCTTGGCTCTTTAATAATAGTAGGTCTGTGACAGTTCTGCAGTGTAATTACCGGCACGAGGGGAGGCCATTCTTTTGTCTGCTCTAACAACACAGCTCTTCCACTGGGCTTTAGGATGACAGTAGTGGTGAGCCAGTTTGTGTTCAAATCATGACTGGAAATTAAAGAGCAAAAACCTCAGTCGAGTGGATAACTGTACGTTTTTACATTTGCCAGTTCTTGTGACAGCATCTGTAATGATTGCTGTACGCATGGGGTAAACTAAGGGGATGAATACTGaggagtaaatatatattttttactacCGGGAATTGATCAAACGTTCTTTCAATAACATAAACCTAGCCATGCTCAGGCCATTGATTGATCTagcatttttctttaaaaaaaataaaatttaaaaaaggggcCACATTGGGACCTTGATTAAGTAAGGTGCACCTTTAAATCCTTGTTTACTCTTAGGTATATAGCTTGGggcaaagcaacacacacatatatcaaaaggaaaacaatTTCTTATATTGGCTATTATGGACTGATTGAATATACACAGGAAAGACATATCTTTGCCATTGACCTGTGCAAAAAATAAGTATATGCACATTTCCACCCACTACAGCTATGTGAATATTGGTTGGTTCATTGCGATAAGCAGTCGGGTAACAATGTTCCACTACAGAGGAAGAGGGCCCATCGAGATGTGTCAATCAAACCTCAAGTAGAGGAAAACCCTGAAGCCCAGTTGGAAGTCAAGAAACCTTCAGTCCCCTCATCTACACATTCCTGACGTTTTTTTGAGATTGACATTTAAGCTCCTCTATTCCTGCACCTCATTATTCATTTGGTAAATCTGTTTCCATTCCACTTTTCCAACTCTTGCaagtgtgttgtttgtgcaatattatcttttttcaaATTTACAGAATTTCCACACTGGTTTTTATGACACTGTCATAAAAATCGCTGGATGGAAACACACCGTGTGATACAGTAATTCCTCCATTGCCGCCAGTATGAAATCTGAATCCCCTCCCCTCCTACACCCTTGCACAGTTATGACTGTTTTAACAGCTTGAGGTTTGTTTGCTGtgtggaaaaaaggaaaagaaagtgaCACGTTTAATCTTTTGTGGGTCCCGTCTATGAACTGCGAGTGTTCAGTCTGCACCTTCACTTGAGCCCAGTGAGGGCGACTCATTGCACATGTTCAGTCTGTCTGCCGGATAAAATGTGCTGAAGTATCAGACAGGCAAAGTGCTGATTCATAGGAATGCACTGGGAACAAATTGCAAGCGGAAATATAGGTGCGAGGGCAAAGAATATGACCTCTGAAACTAAATGCAGACTATGGAGGTTAAATGTTAACACGCTTATGCATTTGTAAAACATTCATTGAACTAAACTTGATCTGAGCTTACACAACACTGGGAGGTGAGGCAGTTCATTTTTCCTTATGAGCAATAAGTGTGTAAAAGTGATCACAAACCAGCTCATGAGGAAGTTGTTTCACTGGCGTCTTCACAAATCTGACCTCTGGACACTTGGTCATCAACTCACAGCTACCAACATGAATAACAGTTTGTTGgacaattaaaatatatacgCAATGAAACACCTTCATTTCACGTGTCTTGAATTTTCTTCTTAATGTCAAGGTTAGTTctggaaacattttatttaaaaaaaggaaagaattttttttaaaatcagcaATCATCGTGAATAAATTCTGCAGATATAAATCtctctaaatattttttttagcgAAGTAGCACTGTGCCATGAGGGATAACCAGAGCATGACaaatggaaggggggggggggggggggatatgtgAAGATGTTGTGccaaataaaatgaaaccaCAGGCACAAAGACTTTCTGAGCTCACTGATGATGAACTTCTACAAGCCGTAGAATGTATGACAGAGCGGCATCCTAGATTTTACAGTATTAAACAGTGGCAGAAATTTAGTtgtttaaaaacaggaaaaactaaCAGGATATCTCTGGGCTTTATAAAGAAGGCATGCATGGTCTTGCTTCAAATTATTTTAAGGGTTGtattttttgacatttgacaaTTGCACAATAGTGCCACTGCTACAGGGGACAGTACACAGCACAACTGTACAGACTGTGCTGACTGCAAGGGGAGGTATATGTTGGAAATGAAAAGGGCTCGCCATAAGGGAAAGTCCTACATACTTTCAAGACCCATGTCAAACCAGCACTGTGATCACAAGGTTACATGTTCTTTCCAgttaaaacacaaagttagCTAAAAATGTGAAGCTGTCAGCTGGAAGTTGCATTAAGTAGAAGAGAAAGCGAGAGACGGTGCCAGAGTGGAAACAGAAATTCCAGCAAGAGCTcttaatttgtctttgtgatttttatattttctgaatcaaaataataattgtggaaataaaaatgtatccaTTGAACATACACTTtcagtgaaaaagaaaactatAGACAGATGTTGCCAGTGTTGTAAACTGAGGATTGCTCAAGATGTAAAAATGGATGCTATGAAATACATGAAGTCAAATTACATTCACACTGAAAGCAAAACATGTGACACAAATCCCATGACTAAACCAGAGCCTGTGCATCACAGACTCCTATAATGAAACACTCCCTTTAACTTCTGGGGAAGTGAAACAATTGCTTAAGTGCAGACTTAGCAGTTAGCACTGCCACATTCTGATAACCAGAGGACAGCATGCTCTTATCAGCACAGCTGGCGGTGCAGCACACCGCTCCAGCTCCGAGGTACTTTTCCACTTCCAGCAAACAAGCAACAGCTGCTCATGAGCAGGATTGACCGACTTCTAAACAATGAAATCACTCCAGCTCGTCCATGTCATCCCATATTGATTTCTGATATGGAGGTCGATAGTTAGAGAACAATGGCTCCAAGAAATGAAATGGAATTTTAGTGTCTGCAGTGCATCAAT contains these protein-coding regions:
- the kcnk5a gene encoding potassium channel subfamily K member 5a; protein product: MVDKGPLLTSAIIFYLSIGAAIFQVLEEPNWKLATRHYSSQKDKILEEHPCLTRDDLDRILEVVSDAAGQGVTITGSKFFNNWNWPNAVIFAATVITTIGYGNIAPKTSAGRLFCIVYGLFGVPLCLTWISELGKFFGGRAKHLGQYLTKKGFSLRKAQFTCTAIFILWGVLVHLVLPPFVFMSQEGWTYIEGLYFSFVTLTTIGFGDLVAGVEPNKEYPTLYRYFVEVWIYLGLAWLSLFFNWKVRMVVEAHKALKKRRKLRKLSLDELRHYKESHKAALRLPPTPNDVNIFSFLSKKQEGYNDLIKQIGSKKKERISGSAGNGIDKSKDINRSKSCNDAPLYNTILSLDRSPRQKRRYSFSDRVTVAFSKSKNYLLGSDNGLLLTEDQVEGDLELDQDQMYENQLDKDVDIEKRGVGECGTGGRRTWDSKEYHPLTFQNANITFIDEENFLSNNLEEEEEDDDVGDDDDDDGDSKAKLSITTCDENIETNSKEEHSSECEGSVFTSDGSEHSHSYETLVEEYAKEENTDS